Proteins encoded in a region of the Anopheles aquasalis chromosome 2, idAnoAquaMG_Q_19, whole genome shotgun sequence genome:
- the LOC126581453 gene encoding histidine--tRNA ligase-like, with the protein MIDNSDSEVTIARVRMFRRLLAWNVLQRLAMGQRECKANNTLPLLKTAKGTRDYDPAAMALRQRALKQVCSVFERHGAVTIDTPVFERQELLRGMYGDDAKLIYDLQNQGGELLALRYDLTVPFARYLAMSNIGHIKRYQVGKVYRRDNPQIGRGRYREFLQCDFDIAGTYDPMLPDAECLKVLVEILDTLAVGDFNVMVNHRKLLDGIFGASGVPVNKFRTIGSSVDKLDKLPWDVVRDEMIKQKGLDEVTVDLIRSYVTLTGGVELIDQLEEDTRLKRFKNAIVGLQDMRLLLKYCELLGVKDRITFNLSLARGLDYYTGIIFEAVLLTTDESSVGSLAGGGRYDDLVGTFNRKGQQIPCVGVSIGFERIFSLLESKASRSSDQQKVRIAKTQVFVASAHKGLLLKRLEILNMLWGAGIKAEHSYKRDPKLLAQLRYCEGQHIPYALILGDAELARGVLKLRSVVDRQEEELKLDSFVNEVQDRLSKECD; encoded by the exons ATGATTGACAACAGTGATTCCGAGGTGACTATCGCGAGAGTCCGGATGTTCCGTCGTCTGCTCGCCTGGAACGTTTTGCAACGACTGGCCATG GGACAGCGGGAATGTAAGGCCAACAACACGCTACCGTTGCTCAAAACGGCCAAAGGTACACGGGATTACGATCCGGCCGCAATGGCACTGCGTCAGCGAGCTCTAAAGCAGGTGTGTAGTGTGTTCGAACGCCACGGTGCCGTCACGATTGATACGCCCGTGTTCGAGCGCCAAGAGCTACTCCGTGGAATGTACGGTGACGACGCGAAGCTTATCTACGACCTGCAGAACCAGGGTGGTGAACTGTTGGCGCTGCGTTACGATTTGACCGTCCCGTTTGCCCGTTACCTCGCGATGAGCAACATCGGCCACATCAAGCGGTACCAAGTAGGGAAGGTGTACCGACGGGACAATCCACAGATTGGCCGCGGCCGGTACCGTGAGTTCCTGCAGTGTGATTTCGACATCGCCGGCACGTACGATCCGATGCTACCGGATGCCGAGTGTCTGAAGGTGTTGGTCGAAATTCTGGACACGCTGGCCGTCGGTGACTTTAACGTGATGGTCAACCACAGGAAATTGCTGGACGGGATTTTCGGTGCATCGGGAGTGCCGGTGAATAAGTTCCGTACGATCGGATCCTCGGTCGATAAACTGGACAAGCTACCGTGGGATGTGGTGCGCGATGAGATGATCAAACAGAAAGGACTCGATGAGGTGACGGTGGATCTGATCAGAAGCTACGTCACGCTCACTGGTGGTGTTGAGTTGATCGACCAGCTTGAAGAGGACACTCGGTTGAAGCGTTTTAAGAACGCAATCGTGGGGTTGCAGGACATGCGACTGTTGTTGAAGTACTGCGAGCTGTTGGGAGTGAAGGATCGCATTACCTTCAACCTAAGTCTGGCCCGTGGACTGGATTACTACACGGGAATCATCTTCGAGGCAGTGCTGCTTACGACAGACGAGAGCTCCGTCGGATcactggccggtggtggacgCTACGATGACCTGGTGGGCACGTTCAACCGCAAAGGCCAACAGATACCGTGTGTCGGAGTGTCGATCGGATTCGAGCGCATCTTTTCGCTGCTCGAGAGCAAGGCATCGCGATCAAGTGATCAGCAGAAGGTGCGCATCGCCAAGACACAAGTTTTCGTCGCTTCCGCTCACAAGGGTTTGCTTTTGAAGCGCCTGGAGATCCTCAACATGCTCTGGGGTGCTGGAATTAAG GCGGAACATTCGTATAAACGCGATCCCAAACTGTTGGCGCAGCTTCGATACTGCGAGGGGCAGCACATTCCGTACGCTCTGATCCTGGGTGACGCCGAACTGGCTCGTGGCGTTCTGAAACTGCGTTCGGTTGTTGATcggcaggaggaggaactTAAGCTCGACTCGTTTGTCAATGAGGTGCAGGATCGGCTGAGCAAGGAATGCGATTAG